The window TATAGTTTTTCTTTAGGGATTTTGGGAGGAAAAGCAGGACTCAAAGGCTAGAGGTGAGGATGACAACTTCGAAGGACATTAGTGAAACCTATGTTTCTGTCAGGGAGAGTGGACTATCTGGAGACGACGACATATTGTACTGGTTATCAGAACACGAGCAAAGGATCGGGGAGGTGGAAGACCGCGGGATGGCGACAGCGCACTCCTCCCAGTGAATCTCATCGAGGAGCAATGACGCGAGCAGTAGGCCAGCAGTATGGGCCCTTCCTGATGatggggggggagggaggagtggcggggcggCGAGAGGGAGCCGACGGGGAGGAGGCGTTGGAGGAGATAAGGTCACGACAGGGGCAGAGGCGGGGGATGGCAGCGGCGGCAAGAGGGATCGGGTGTGTGTGTGAGTTCatccagcggcggcggcggctttcacGAGCATGGGGTCTTGCTGGGAAGAAACCCAATGGTATTAGGGTTATATAGCATAAGGTGAAATCCCTATAATGCCATCGGCGGGGCATCGAAATCGCAGAAGAAGCCACCGCATGGTTCACACTATTCATTGTAGCAGTAGTGTGGTTTCATCTGATGGCcagatgttggaaatatgccctagaggcaataataaataggttattattatatttccttgttcatgataatcgtttattatccatgctagaattgtattgataggaaactcagatacatgtgtggatacatagacaacaccatgtccctagtaagcctctaggagactagctcgttgatcaatagatggttatggtttcctgaccatggacattggatgtcgttgataacgggatcacatcattaggagaatgatgtgatggacaagacccaatcctaagcctagcacaagatcgtgtagttcgtttgctcagagcttttctaatgtcaagtatcatttccttagaccatgagattgtgcaactcccggataccgtaggaatgctttgggtgtaccaaacgtcacaacgtaactaggtggctataaaggtgcactacaggtatctccgaaagtgtctgttgggttggcacgaatcgagactgggatttgtcactccgtgtaaacggagaggtatctctgggcccactcggtaggacatcatcataatgtgcacaatgtgaccaaggagttgatcacgggatgatgtgagttacggaacgagtaaagagacttgccggtaacgagattgaacaaggtatcgggataccgacgatcgaatctcgggcaagtaccataccaattgacaaagggaattgggtacgggattgattgaatcctcgacatcgtggttcatccgatgagatcatcgaggagcatgtgggagccaacatgggtatccagatcccgctgttggttattgaccggagagtcgtctcggtcatgtctgcatgtctcccgaacccgtagggtctacacacttaaggttcggtgacgctagggttatagagatattagtatgtggtaacccgaaagttgttcggagtcccggatgagatcccggacgtcacgaggagttccggaatggtccggaggtaaagatttatatatgggaagtcttattttggtcgccggaaaagtttcgcactttatcggtattgtaccgggagtgccgaaaggggtccgggggtccaccagccccgggggccacatgggctgtagggggtgcgccttggcctatatgggccaagggcaccagccccaagaggcccatgcgccaagagataaggaaaagggagagtcctaaagggggaaggcacctccgaggtgccttggggggaaGGACTTCTCcgtggccgcacccttccttggaggaagggccaaggctgcgcccccccccctccccctctcccttggccctatatatagtggggggaagggagggcagcaatacctaagccctggcgcctccctctccctcccgtgacacctcttcctccccgcttgcgcttggtgaagccctgccgggatcccactacttccaccaccacgccgtcgtgctgctggatctccatcaacctctcctccccccttgctggatcaagaaggaggagacgtcgctgctccgtacgtgtgttgaacgcggaggtgccgtccgttcggcgctaggatcatcggtgatttggatcacgacgagtacgactccatcaaccccgttctcttgaacgcttccgctcgcgatctacaagggtatgtagatgcactccccttcccctcgttgctagattactccatagattgatcttggtgatgcgtagaaaattttgaatttctgcaaCGTTACCCAACACCAGAATCTTCCGAGCGTGAGATCCGACCGCCGAAAACGCATCAAAAACTCGATCCGACGGCCGAAATGCCCTGAGCTCTGAGAAGCCTCAGTTTCTCCCCCTGTGCTTCTTTCTGGATATGGGATGAGTGTTTGTGTTACAAAAAGGCAATAACAAGTTCATCGGATGATGCATCAACCCTGTTGGCACCAGAAACAATTAAAAAGGAAACAAATATGTAACAGAAAACAATCACCACCACATATGTTAACAAAGTCGTTAATAATGGAAGTTATATAACAAAATCAAAAATCATGGTCATATAACTCAGTAATACAAACTGAAGCTACATGAACAGATCGATGTTCCCCTCATATGATGGATTCACGCTCGGATTATGACGCTACCAACCTCGCAAAGAACAATCAACCTTACATCGCCGGACGATCGGCGCCGGCCATGTCAGTCCCCGCCGCGACGGGTCTCCCGGCCCACCCAAGGCGTGTATATGTCTCCCGAGTGGGAGTCCCCCTCGTACGTGCCCCCCGAGAAGGAGTACCCGTCGACGGACCCGTCCGCCTCGTAGGGCTCCGTGTCGAAGTGCTCTCCGGCGAACGGCTCCCCGACGAACGCATCCCCGATGAAAGAATCTTCAGCGAACGTTTTCGACCCGTGCTGCTCCTGGCCCGGCGTCGACTTGGCGGCCTCGAACCGCCGGAGCACGCCGGTGAGGTCGGCCGCCACTTCCTCCGCCGCGGGCGCGGGGTTCTTCCCCTTGTAGAACTTGAGCAGCTCCTCCTTGGTCCTCTCGATGCGCTTGTCGACGTGTGCGCCGCGGCCGCGGCCGGTGCTGTTGCTGAAGAGGCGGCGCGAAAGCACGACCGCGATCGCCGCCGCGGCGGCGGGAGCGGGTGCCCACGCCGATGGCTGGAGGAGAGCACGTGCCAAAACTAATCGGAGCGCCATGATCCAATTGGTTCAGCACCTGCCTTATAATTCTGACCTGCGTATATATAATACACTTCGGGTGGGCTTTTCGTTCGCAGTTCGGGTCGGACTTGTGCTATTGCATAGCAACATGGCCCAGGGCGTAAAAGGGCGATGGCGGCCCAGTGTATGATTCGATGCCTCCAAGCCCATCATCGCCCCTTGCTCATTCGAGTCGGACAAACCTTATTGTAGTAGGCAGTCGAAAAATCGTCATACTAACACCTCaaaggaccagcgcaccagagcAGTAACCATCGTCGATGAAGAGAGTTGTAGATCGAAAACACCAAACCTGTAACCACACGAACGAAGACGGACGAAAATTGGATTCAAATAGATCCGCCGAAGACCAACACCAATCGAAACCCGCGAGATCCGACGAAGACACACCTCCACATTTCCTCCGATCATGGGATGGGGATCGAATGTGGGAGACATTATTCCTACTGAAGGACATCACCACCGCCACACAGTCGCGACCACGACGTTGAACCTAACAAAATGAGAACAGGGCCCCTCACGCCAGTGGGGGCCTGTGATCCTCCGCACCTCCACGGCCCAAATGCCATCGAAGGCGGGGCGGATCGTCGACGGTGCCggcgggaggaggaaggagacTTTTCTTGAGGAGCATGAAAGACAGCCACATATTGTATCCCCTTCCTAGTCAATGATGCTTTCGGCACAGTCTCCTATTTTTGTCCATTTAGTTGGAGGTTTAGAAGTAGCATTAAGCACACATATATAGGTATAAGGGGTGCTTTGGCTCAAAGAAGAAGTGGGGGAAAACATAGAAATAGGAAAATTTCCTACGATGACGCTATtgtttggttcaaaggaatgagGCTAAGAGAAAATGGAGAAAAATTTCCTTTGatcttaatttcaaaggaaaaagGTTGGAATAATACAATCCACTCCCTTTTCAAATTCCCATGGGCGAATAACGAGATTTAAATCCTTAGCGGTACAATAACATACCGATTATATATTTTTCATGTGATTTGACTTTGATATGACGCGTTTATTGGGATTCTTGTTTTTCTTGCCCCTGTGAACCAAAGCATATTTCAATCATCTATTTATGTGGTTTCAAATATCTATTTATGGGGTTTATGGGGTTTCCAATCATCTATTTCAGGCATGCATTCCTACCATATTCTCACGCCTTACTATGTTTATGTTTTTAGAATATTGCAAACCAAATAATCCGTAGGGGCTAACATTTTCTTCTTCGTGTTTCTCTGTCCCCCTCTCCCGGTGAGAGTCGCAAATGTTTTCCCCTGCTCTCCTCTCCTCCTTCGATGATACTGCCGTCCAGAGCGATGATGGGAGGGAGCTCAGGTTGCTCTTgtatatagtactccctccgtcccataatataagagtgtttttaaCACTatactagtgtcaaaaacgctcttatattatgggacggagggagtaggtttCAATAGGCTTGTGGTTGCTGCTGTCTGGCCTCGTGCAACTAGGGAGCTCCTCACCAGAGAAGGCAAGCGGTGGCCGACCTTTTCATCGCAACTAGGGAGCTCCTCACCGGAGAAGGCGAGCAATGGTCGACCTTTTCATCCTCCTACTGTCTTCCACAATGGAAGTCGATTGTTGGTGGTGGATGTGGCACGAGCTCTGTCAATATGCTTGGTAGTTGTCCAGATCTAGCTAGTCGTTTCTCTCCTTTCTCACTTTGCTACTATGATGGTAGAAGGCGAGTTCTAGATGAACGAGCTTCGGATTCTCCTGATCTGGAGCTCTGAGGGGAACAAATAGCAAAAAAAAACACACCACAATTGGCGTTAGAGTTTAAAAAACCAACCCTTTATTTTTGCCGGTAAAACCTACTGGTTTTGGGTTAGCAGAAAAAACACTGATTATATATTGCATAATTTTAAGCCCGTTTTCACTGGTCAGGCCCACACGTCAGTGCTGACCTGGCAAACAAAATGCCGGGCACGTTGACTTCGTTGACCCTCTCTTTTTTCTTCTCTCCCACCTCTCTCTTGGGCATTATGACAAACACCTTGCCTGCTTCTCAAGCATGACGGACCAGCTGACCTGGGAGATGACGAACCATAGTAGATGTTGCATAATTTAATTCTTTTATAGTAGAATAACATCTAAAGCTCCATTGACAACCATCGTAGTACTCCATTCATAATTACGACCTTTATTGTGTTCCTTGGGGTCCAGACTCTCCCAATTTGCCTACACGAGGCTTCCATTATTCAACACAACACACTGTCAGTTCTCAACCAGCTAATTCTGTCCGTGTTGCTTTCTCTCCATCGCCAGTCGTGTTCTTCTAGCTAGTTGTCCTAGCCTAGGCATATCATGTAGCCGCAGGAAGTGCCCACTTCTTGGGCAAGGGGCCAATGTCATATATGATCTCCCTGTGGCACGACCAGACGAGTTTGATGGCTTCTGGAGTGCCGATCCCTGCGCCTCTTGGGTCGCCCGCAGGACCAAACCTGAATTACGAAAAATGTTAGATGATTCAACAACATTTGCCGATGATCACTGGTATTGGCAACGGGACTTTAGCTCACCAATGGTTCTGCGGAGCGCCAGTGGTCCTTGCTCGAATTCCAGCATACGTTGTCCCGTTAACCGATCTCCCCAGTACTTCCTGAAAACCGAGATGATAAGAGCGAATCATTACCAAGCTGAGGAATGTTCAGTTACCGATGTACAAGAGACATGAGGGTAATAGTGTAAATTATGCTAGAAGATGACTTGAGAAACCACAACTTTATCTGCTGTCTTGGTGCAAAAAATTAAGACTTTCCAGGATAATAAAGCAGTCAAATGGATATAAATTTCAACACTGAAAAGAGATGAACAAACTCGCCTGCAGGAATAACTTGTCGTTTGAAACTACTGCAGCTGTCAGATGCGCATTCATCCTTTCACAGGCTTCTAATACCAATTCAAGCTGATCTTCAGAGTATTCTGTAACCACCTGAATTATGCACTCACAATAGGTAAGTATATTACTTAAGAAAACTATCAAAGAAATACAACTTCAAACCAACTTAATATTTGTATTCTAGGATACAAGACCTAGCTACTCCCTCTGTTACAAAATTTAAGACGTTTTTTATGCACTATGCAAAACCAAAAAACGTATTACATTTTGGTACAGAGGGAGTACCTTCGAATGAAGCAAATTCAGTAAGGGTGGGTAAAACTAAGTTTTCTTTTGCTATACACAAATTCGAAATATAAGATGgacctaagcatcaagagaagaTAAATATTACATTCTATAACCAAGAAACTTATTATTCAGCTACTCCATAATAAGGCCATAAACATGGGGCCATCTGATACACACGCTTATTAAGGAGGTCAGTAACActtttttttttcatttgagCTGGACGTCAGTAACACTAACATCATTGGAAACCAGTTACCATCAAAATGCTGTATTTTACCATGTCAAAAGGACGGTGTCTGAATGTATTACCTGGAAAGGACCAAATATCTCCTTTGTCACAAGCTCAAAGTTATCGCTTTTAAGAATCTCCACTAGTGGGACAAATACAGCAGTAGGCTTGATGGCACCATATATTTCTGGGATGGAGTGATTCCCCAAAGGTTCACCACCAAACAGAACCTTTGATCCTGGTATTTTGAGAAGGTTGTTCATGTGCTCTATCATggttgctgttgtaacctgcatAAGCAGATAATTATGATAAAATTAATTCTATGGTGAAACTTGAAACCGCTTAATACTGTATAGTTACGCAAGTATATTTGCTCGAAAAGTAGCACAATGACATGTATACCAAGCGCGCAACCAATTAAGTTAGAAATGAGTCATTCATTGATGAAGTGAGGTGGGTCAATAGATTGACTTAGTGAGCACTTCATtcctactcccttcgtccggaaatacttatcagataaatggataaaaatggatgtacctagaactaaaatacgtctagatacatccattcctccgacaagtatttccggacggagggagtactagaaaCTGCATATACTGTTCATCCAGTTGTGCAACCATACCAACAGTTTTTTTTAAATGGTGTTAAATGACTATGTGTTCTCTCTCTTATGCATTGTAATGTGCAAGGACAAGTTCCTTCAGTTTTCTTTAATTTTCTTACGCAAGTTCAGTTCTCTGGTTTATACAATACTTGATGCTTGGACTATCACAGCAACCAAATTGGGAAACAATTATTATTAATTGGTTCTGATTTATTGCATGGTTTTAGCTTTTAACAGCTAAACCCTGCCAAAGCAAACACCATGAAAATAAAGTTACTAAAGAATAGAATGTGAGTACAGATGTCACCCACAGTAAGGACTGGACCAATAGTCAAATCTTCAAGCTTCCTCCTCTCAGAAAGTTTCTTCATTTTCTCAAGTAGCCCACTAGATGACCAATTCTGCAATTGAAGGAAAACTATTAAACACACTGTAGCTGCATATGTTGACAGAGAAGCACAAGGATGTAATAAGCTCCCAAAGTTCATAAAAAGTCATTCCCTTTTTTACTTCCTCTGGAGCATACTTATTATCTTAAAATAACAAAAATCAGTATGACAAGGGATAGCTGGACTCAAACCAGTGGTCATAAGGATATCATCAACTGGGCTCATAAGTCACTTATAAACCTAGGAAGGAAAATTGTGCACTGGTGATATCATTCATCTTTACCTTGTGCATGAATAGCATAGACTGAGCAGAGCACTTCTGACCACTGCAAGCGTAAGCATCCTGGTCACAAACCCATGAAATATAATCGACCTGTTTGAGCATCATATCACAAAAGCAAGTCAGCTTGGTAAATACACGATACTGACTTATGAATATACAATGTTATTATGAATATATTGATGTTAAGGATAGAACAGAAGTGACATCAGACCTCTTGAACATCTGGACCAAGAATTTTCCAATCAAAACCAGCATCTTCCAACTTGATCCGGCCTTGCAAATCAGCAGCCAATTTCTCTGCCACACGTGAGCTCCCAGTGAAGAGGGTCATTTTTGGATTTGCCTACAAAAGATCATGTGAAGAATAAATCCAACCATGAAATATGTGCTGCATATAAGACAGTAGTGCTAGCCCACTTGGTCAATAGCTAGTTCTGGATCAGAATAGAAAAGCTAGTGGACGCATATTGTTATGTTTTGAATTCCAAACAATCTCTGTTGTTGAACCCTTGAACATGTCGTACCACATTCAGTAAactgaaagaatggtggaaacaCACACTGCTGCTTATCACTAACATGTGAAAAAGAATCTACATGTATATGTCCAAACATAGAATTGGCTTGTCACAGATTGATTAACTAGTTATATCATCTTACTATAGCACAAATTCCTTTCCAAAGCTACAGGAAACATTCTCCCGAAGTCATAAAATAGAAGTCAAACCTCCAACAGCAGCTTGTTCATTGTGATACCATCAGAATTTATGAAGTCCACGTCCTCTGCAGGTAACCCACACTCGTGAAGCAACCTGATCATTTGTTCCATCACAATGCTAACTTTGCTGTCAACTTTGAGGACTGGTTTATTTCCCATATAAAGTGCACCCATCAGTTGCAGCAAGGGAATCTCCAATGGGAAATTGAATGGTGTGATTATTGCAACCTGCCCAAAGTTAAAATTATATTAGACCTAACATGTCACAGGTAATAAAAAAAAACTCATGGTGCATCAAAAGCTTAACATTCAGTTACTGGAATAACCATTTGAAGCAACTAAAAAGAAATTAAACCATCAAAGTGTACTTCATTTCACTCTCAAAAGAATGTAAGACACGCTAAAGAGTTCATGAAAAATTCAAAGTTCATCAAGCCAAATGTCTTTACATCCACATGAAAGTTCCTTTGTAGTTCCAATGGGTCTAACTCTATTATTACCAAATAATTAGATTAAGGATGGAACCTGATCTTTGTCTAGCAGCTTCACCATGGCAGTGTTCAACAAATAATATGTTAAGGGGAAAAAAAACACTAGCAGGCCATGTTAAGCAATTATTTTGCCTAGTGTATCAGATACAGCTCACTTTTGCACAGAGTTGAATTCCTGTGCCCAATAGCTTGTAAATCGAGTACCAGGAATCCAATTAGACCGTAACAATTCTTTAGAAGTGCTGATATGCAGTGGAAGGACCAAAAGGAGCAACAAATCTCAAATACAGCATTTTGTTTACCAAAGAAGTTTCGAGTACTTACTGGGCCAAATGGCCAACGATAGCCATTACTCATTTGTCCAACATGATTTCCAGGGACAGCAAATGACCGAGCCAGAAAGCGCACCTGTTATATCAGCCAGAGAGAAGATTAAAGTAGAAAGTATTATTATTGGGTGTTCATTTCAATCTGCAGACCGGGGCATACTAACAGCTCCTTGCTAAACATGCACGCATTCATATAAAATTGTACCATCATTTGTGAACAACTGAACAGGGAAATGAAGGAAATTATCTGTAGATTCACGTACCTGATCTCCACAGAAATTCTCCAAGAATTTTTGAGAAACTTGAACTTCCAAAAGAGCTTGTTGATAGCTCTTCGGGGAAACCCTTTGAACAAGCTTAGCAAAGAAATCTAAGACCTGTCAATCACCGGTGACAATGATGAGTGGAGAATTAGATGAGAAAAAAGGTGCTATCATTCTTCTCTCCTCTATGAAGGGATCGCAAAGTCTGGAGGGGATGCCCCTATTTGCATTAATAAATGTGCATCACATGGCAAAATGGTCCATGCACGTGTAGAGTCGTTTAAAAGAAGATCTGAGTAGAAGAAAGTCACATCATTTTTGTTTCAAGATGGCATACCTCAGGTTGACCAAGCATGTGTGCAGCTTTTGTAGATATATCTCCATACATGAGATACCTGCATATTGGAGGTTCCAAAATTCAGCAAGGTACAAGTGCTGATAGTGCCAGACACTACTATTATCAGCACAAGTTTATACAGGGCATATGGGTTTGTTCATATACCATGTTTGCTGACTACACTTTCAAGTCACAAAAACATGCTACTGCTGGAAGCATTGTTGAACCTTTTGATATCTGATCATTAGTATTTTACAAAATATTTAGATATGTGACATGAAAGTAATGTGTATAACTTTTGTAATTCATACTTTCAAATAGTTGCTAAAAGCATTTACGGTAAAAATAATGGCAAAATGCATCACAGAGACAGAGAAGTGAAGAGAATAAAGTAGCCACGGCTTACTGGCAATAATGTTGTCAGGGGGAGTATAAAGTAGCTACAGAATGCTTTTTAGGAGGTGCTGTCAGGCGACGAATGTGCATAAATTATAATGCCGTAATTAACATGTGTACATAGGTTTGTAGGGTAAAAACTTCAGTGACCAAATACTAAATGGTGAGGAAAACCTTTGTAAATTGTGATTTCGTTTATATAGATTAAAAGGTTGATAATCGGATAAGTGGACCAGTCAAATAAAATTTCTCCAACAGGAAACTAACTAGTTATGTTAATTTTGAAACATGAGGTCACAAACATCAGGCAGCCAAAAAACAGTATTGCTATGAAATACGTTAACCGACTTAAATCCATGGTACAGGAGAACAACACATACCTCTCTGGAGCTCTAAGTGGGTTGTGAAGTCCATGCTTTGGGCATTTAGATAAACTCTCCACAAATGGCTGCACcgcaaaaatattgcatattgTTTGAGAACACACTTCGGAGCTAATAGACACACGACAATACCAGTATAAAGTTTAAACAAGGAAAAGTCAGTCTTTGTATTTTAAGCTGAGAAAAGTTGACAGAAGTTGATAGATATGACTAAATTACACTCGTAGCACTGTAACATGGAAGTCAAAAGAGAAGCACCCCAAAGCATCAATACCTTTATTTCAGACCCCTGAACCTCGGCAACTTTGATAAACTTTTCGCCATTTAAAGGATCGACTATCCAGTTCCAGTTAGCAGACTTTATCCATTTTCCCTGCACTGAACTTAACTTCGTCAATGGATGTGGTGAAATAGCATATTTCACTTCGGTGGGGAACAGAACATGATGGTCACAGATGAAACTACAAAGAAGCCGAATGACTGATTCCATGTTCTAGCCATTCAATTTCAGGTTCCCTAGTTTTAAACATACTTGTTCAACAGTAGTACAGTACAGAACTAGGTGCCATCAAGTAATCAGAACACGAGCCTAAAAAACAAAGCACCACAATGACCAAACACATCTTGCCCATTTGGCCAAGTAGGAACTTCACAGGAATGAAGTCTGATGCTGATGCTGATAACACAAATCGGACGAGATGGAAAGCTCCTTCTCGAGTAAAATTATTCCTATATCCACCTTCACCATAAAAATAACCCTATTCCTACACATCGCTCTTACACATCACAAGCAGTAATCAGTAACCCGCTGGACAGAGGCAGCTCTGAAGCGTGTCCATGCCAAAGCTAGCAAGCAGGCAGGACCAATTTAAAGCAACCCACACAAGCAGATCCCCCAAATGCCGGCCATCTCACCAAAATTCTGCACTTCCGCCGGGCTTGAACCTGAGATCTCCTCGGGGGACACCGTCGCAAATGCCGGCGTGTGCAGCCACCTGCGCATCGCCCAAAACTGTCAGTAACGGCCCAAACACAAACCAAATGGTCCGCGGTCAGTGCATAATCGAGCCGTAGCAAATCAATCGCAGCCCCCCTCACAACCCTGGAAGCTACCAGCCCAGATCGCGCCTGAAATCGCGGTCACGGAGCAGGCGGTTCTAGCTCCCGTGTTAAGAAATCGGCGTAAAATTTCCACGGACTGTT is drawn from Aegilops tauschii subsp. strangulata cultivar AL8/78 chromosome 1, Aet v6.0, whole genome shotgun sequence and contains these coding sequences:
- the LOC109732737 gene encoding probable aldehyde dehydrogenase, whose product is MSRLVSRRHLAAAAALRRSPAAFASRWLHTPAFATVSPEEISGSSPAEVQNFVQGKWIKSANWNWIVDPLNGEKFIKVAEVQGSEIKPFVESLSKCPKHGLHNPLRAPERYLMYGDISTKAAHMLGQPEVLDFFAKLVQRVSPKSYQQALLEVQVSQKFLENFCGDQVRFLARSFAVPGNHVGQMSNGYRWPFGPVAIITPFNFPLEIPLLQLMGALYMGNKPVLKVDSKVSIVMEQMIRLLHECGLPAEDVDFINSDGITMNKLLLEANPKMTLFTGSSRVAEKLAADLQGRIKLEDAGFDWKILGPDVQEVDYISWVCDQDAYACSGQKCSAQSMLFMHKNWSSSGLLEKMKKLSERRKLEDLTIGPVLTVTTATMIEHMNNLLKIPGSKVLFGGEPLGNHSIPEIYGAIKPTAVFVPLVEILKSDNFELVTKEIFGPFQVVTEYSEDQLELVLEACERMNAHLTAAVVSNDKLFLQEVLGRSVNGTTYAGIRARTTGAPQNHWFGPAGDPRGAGIGTPEAIKLVWSCHREIIYDIGPLPKKWALPAAT